CTCGGTCGTGGCTGCCGCCATGCCGGCGATGACCGTGGTCGAAGCCGCCAAACCTCCCACACCACCGCCACCGGCCACTGTGGAAACGCCCAAATCCGCACCACCGCCTGCCCCTGTCATCGCTCAACCGGTGCCCGTCCCGGAGCCGCCTCCAGTGGCAAAACCACTCACGCCAACCGCACCAATACCGGTCGCGACGACGACTCCCGCGCAAGTGACCAATGCCCCGACGGTGCAAACCTTGGCGGTCACCCCCCCGCCGCAATCGAACACCAACCTGCTTATCGCCGGCCTCTTGATTCTTGGAGCGGCGGGCTGGATCGCTTTTCTCTGGCATCGCAAGTCACATCCCTCCCAAGGTGCCAGCCTGATCACTCAATCCATGAATTTGGATCAGGATAAAAAGCGGCGCTCCTGAGCAATGACACTATTCCTTTGCGGGATAAAAGAGGAAACGCGCGTAAATATAGGCGATCGTCTCATCAATCACCCCACGGACGCTGCCGCTGTATTTCCACCAGTGAGCGGAGTCAAAATCACGGCTTTCCAAGGCAATCACTCCCACCTGATATTCATCCCCCAGCGCCTTCTCGAATAACAGGCGCGACCGGCGTGAGTGCGGCCCGACCGACAACACGTTCACCCGGGTCTCCTTGATGCCGCGATCCTTCAGCCACTTCTTTAAAGCCAGTGCCGAAGTATAAGTGCGGTCCTTGACCACCAGCGGAGAAGGTACCGCCACCACCTCATTCGTTTTCAGTCCCATCCGCACCAGGATGACGGCACCCAGTTCGGCGGCAGTTTTGTATTCGCAGAGCGGCGATCCCCGTTCAATGGGCCCGCCGGTCACAAAAACCTGGCGATACGAATAACGTTTCATCTCCACAATCGCCGCCCGCATGGCATAATCCGGCGCCCACCCTTCCACCACCAGCACCCCGCCAGGCACCGGATCGTGCAACGCCAGAAACCCATAGGTGCGGGGCCCGACGATCAATACCAGCACCACACTCAGAAGGAGCAGCAACAACCACCCGCGCCAAGTCGGCACCCAGCATTCACGGCGGCGCAACAAACCGCCGCAACAGGCGCATGGTTTTGCCGCACCAGTCTTGGTGGTGGATTCAGCAGGTACAGGATTGGTATTCATGATTTGTTCGCAAAAGTGTCCGAACAGCGTTTACCGGATCACAACCCAAGAAACGTCGGCTGTCGGCTCATAAAAACGATCCGCAACCGAGCCACCCGCGCCAGCGTTCGCAACTCGGCCAGCGCCAATTTTTCCTCAAAATGCTCTCCCGTATTGTGAGTATCCACCAGTTGATCCGCCTGGTCCACAATCAGAAGTTTGGGATGATGCTTCCCCAGCAACTCGCTCGTTTGCGTGCAAATTCCCCGCAGGGTTCGCGCGGTATCCGAAATCAGGAGTGGCAAACCCGCCAGTTTCCCGGCGGCATGGGTGAGCCGGACAAAATCCTTGTTCGTAATGTCCCCCTGCGCGACACACGCCAAAGTGACTTGCGCCTGCCAGCAAAGCAAGTGCAGCGTCAACCGGCTGCCACTTTCCCCCAGGCTGAAATAGACCACTTCCCACCCGCGCTCGGTGGCGGCGGACACCGCCAGGCGCATCGCCAGAAAACTGCCGGCCCATAACGGTTGCACCGTCCCCGCCCCGCCTATGCGCGGTTCCGTGGCCTGCAAATGCATGCGCTCCATCCAATCCACCGCCCCGTGCATGTGTTCGCGCATTGTGACCATGGATCGTCTTTCAATCGGCGCGATTTTACCAACGGTTAGGCGGTGACGCGGCCCAGCACCTGCGGACGCTCAACGCTATCCATGGGCTTGCCGATTACGCCTTTTTTCGCCAAGGCTTTCTTGTAGGCGGCCAGGGCCAGCAACGGCCAGGCGTTCCGGTACATGTCGTACTTCAGGTAGAACACCCGGGGGAAGCCCGTGCCGGTAATTTCATCCTCGCTCCAGGAACCATCCGCATTCTGCGTGCGCGCCAGGTAATCAATGCCTCGTTTGACGCTGGGCCGGTTGGGATCGCCAAAGGCAAGCAAGCCCATGACCGCCCAAGCGGTCTGGGAGGCCGTGCTGGGCCCCTGCCCCTTGAACACCGAATCATCATAGGTGTTGCAACGCTCGCCCCAGCCCCCGTCCTCATGCTGCACGCTCTCCAACCAGTCGCGCCCGCGCAACAGCCATGGCTCGTTCATGTCGCAACCAATCGCCGCCAACCCCCGGCAAACCTGCCACGTGCCATAAACGTAATTCACACCCCAGCGCCCGTACCAGGAACCATCGGGTTCCTGCTGCTCCCGCAGATATTGCAGGGCGCGCTGCACCTGCGGGTTATCCATCGGCACGCCCTCATAGCCCATGACCTCCAGGATGCGGGCCGTAATATCGGCACACTCGGGGTCCAGCATGGCGTTGTGATCGGCGAAGGGCACTTTCTCGAGAATGCTCTTGGTGCAATCCTTGTCAAACGCCGCCCAACCGCCATCCTTGCACTGAAAGGTGAGCATCCAATTAAAGCCCCGCTTGAAGCATTCATCCCGGCGTTTGAGATTATCGGTGGGAATCAACCGCAGCGCCAGCAACACCATCGCGGTGTCATCCACGTCCGGGTTCCACTTGTTATTGTACTCGAACACCCAGCCGCTCGGCTCCACGTTCACCGGGTTCTTGTGATACCAATCCCCACGGAAACGAATTTCCCGATCCATCAGCCAATGCGCGGTCTTCACCATTTGGGGATGCTCGGCGGGCACCCCGGATTCCCGCAGGCAAATCGCCACAATGGCCGTATCCCATACCGGCGAGAAACAGGGCTCGATTCGCACGGTGTCCTTTTCCTCGTGCTCCAGCTTCTTCAACTCGGCTTTGGCGCGAACGATTTCCGGATGATCTTCGGGATATCCCAGCGCCTTGAGCGCAATCAACGCGTTGAGCATCGCCGGAAAAATCGCGGCCAGTCCATCCGTGCCTTCAAACCGTTCCAGCATCCAGTGCTCGGCGCGCTTCAAAGCCGTGCGACGGAACGGATGAATGCCGGCCTGCGCCCACAGTTCCGCAAATTTGTGCAGCTTGTCCAGCCACAGGAAAAAATTGCGCAAGGTAAAGATTTGGGGATCGCCCGCCAGCGCCAATTCATGGTCTTTGACGCCATCGGGATACAACTCGAACAAATCCACCGGCAGTTTGCGAATGGGTTTGTAATGGTTGATGATGGCCAGCGGCACCAGCATCGAGCGCGTCCAATTGCTCATGTCGTGGAAATTGACATGAAACCATTTGCCCAGCAGCATGACCTCGACCGGGATGGTGGGAATGAATTTCCACGGGAACAAACCAAACAACGCCAAATACAGTTTGGAGAAGGTGTTCATGCGCGGCACCCCCCCCAGGGCTTTGGCCATTTCCCGGGCTTTAAGCATCCGGGGATCGGTGGCCGACACCCCGGCCAGTTTCAAGGCCAGGTAGGCCTTGATGGTGGCATTCACTTCCGCCGGGCCGCCATGATAAATATTCCAGCCGCCATCGGGCAACTGCATCGAAAAGATGTGGTTGACGGCTTTGCGTTCCCATTCCTTGTCCACATCCCCCGCCCAATGGTGGTAGGCGACCGTATCCGAGACCAGCGTGCTATCCACCAACAGCTCGCCCACCCAGAAGCCTTCCGGCTTCTGGATGCTTAGCAAATAGTCCTGCGACCGCTTGAGGGCGGCTTCAAAATCGTTGAGATGGCGGGCATCCCAGTTGTTCTGGGCTGGCGGATGTCCCGCGCCGGATTGCGTTTCAGTAACTGACACGCCGGATAATCTGCGAAGTTAGCCCCCAACTGTAAAGCGTTTTTAACCTGATAATCCGGACAGGTCGAACAAGCCGCCAAAGATTTCGTTTGGCTCATTGAAGCAACTCTGCCAGATTCCATGGAAATACCTGACGCCCGTTAGCATAAAACCATCAACGGGAAAAGTGCCCAAATGCACATTGCAATAACTCAACGCGATATTGCCAGTCATTGCCAATCATCACCATTTGGGCGTATGAAAACGGTGTTAAGTGTGTGTCAAAACGTGAAGACTATGCAATTAAATCGCAGAACAAGAACTTCGGCACTCTTAAGCTTGGGGCTGGTAGTGGTCATGGGTATCACTTCATTGCCGGCGGTGGAAGGCGCCAGACAATACCTCAAACGTCCGGATGCCTGGTACGCCGGCGAGGAGGCAAAACGGATCGGGACGAATATTCTCTCCTTCCAATCGGACCTTGGCGGCTGGCCCAAGAATGTGGATACCACCGCCGCCCCGTATGACGGATCGGATCGCGCAAAGAATTTAAAGCCCACCTTTGACAACGGCGCCACCACCGATGAACTGCGGTTTCTGGCCCAGTTGTATACCGCCACCCAGGCGGAGCATTACCGCAAAGCTTTTGAGAAAGGTTATGATCACAGCCGGGGGAGAAATACTGCACGCTCTATCCGTCCAAGAGCGGAACTCCGCTCATGACCTATATCCATCCCGGCGGTCACGAGTTCCCGGCCGCCACCCTGACGCTGATTACGAAGTTCTTCAAGGAACACGCGAAGCCCTGACGCTGAGGTTAATATGCCCATGGACACCCGCCGAAACCATGATATATTGAGGCTTGTGTTGAGTCTGCCTGATTTCCGGCTGAGGCGCCGGGAACGCCAGGCGGGTTGACAACAATGCATCTGTAACGAAGAATAAAAATGAAATTAGTCAAATTGCTCACGGTGGCGGCTGTTGCGGCCGCGATTTTGGTTGGCACCACCCTCACCGCCGAAGAAGGCTGCTGCCCTTCCAAAAAAGGCCAGGCTGAAAAGGCCTGCTGCGTCGAAGCCAAGAAGGACGGCAAAGTCTGCGAAAAATGCGCCAAGGCCAAGGAAGAGGCAGCCAAGAAAGAGGAAAAGAAGTAATTTAGTTCTCTCCATCAGGCCCGCATATTTTGTATGCGGGCCTTTTTTTATGGGTGTGCCAGGCAAAATCATTCAGCGCCAGTAAAATTTCCTTGTGAACTGTAGCCATAGTCGTTGCAATAAGGGCATGTCACATACCTTGCTATGCCGTTGGACAATGCAGGCTAAACCCCTTGCGCGGGTGCCCATGATTCTACTCGCCGCCCTGGCGATTCATGCCAGCGCGGCTCCGGCACCCGCCGACCCCAAAGTCGGCACCGAGTTCGACTTGCAGGGTTTCATGGATGGTGAAATCAAAGCGGGCAAAAAGCGGATCGTCGTGCCGCCGGGACGCTATCGGGTGATGCCCAAGCGCGGCGCGCATTTGACGTTCAAGGATCTCGACGGCATCACCATCGTGGCGGACGGGGTTGAAATGATCTGCACCCAAACCTCGCGCGCCCTCAATTTCGAGAATTGCCGCCAGGTGCATTTCAAGGGGATGACGGTGGATTATGATCCCCTGCCCTTTACCGAAGGCCGGGTGGTCGCGCTGGCACCCGACAAGAGCTGGGTGGAATTCGAGATTATTCCGGGCTATCCTGAGCACCAATTGCAGGAGCGCATTGAATTTTATAATCCCGCCACCGGCGAACTGCGGCGCGAAACCCCGGGGTACAGCAAGGAATTCGAGCCGTTGGGCAACCACCACTATCGCATCGCCAAACCGAAAAGCTATCGTTATCGCGAAGATTGGGATACCGAGCAGGTGGGCGACATCCTCGTCACCAACCACTCGTATCCCAACGGGGCTGGCGGCCATGCGGTCACGGTCACCCGCTGTGTCGGGATCAAGCTGGAGGATGTGACCCTCTACGCCTCGCCCTGCTTCGGTTTTCTTGAGCATCTATGCGATGGCTCCACGTATTTGCGCTGTAAGATTGACCGGCGACCGCCGGAAAGCGACCTGGTCAAACGCGGTTGGCCGCGCCTGCGCTCGTTGGATGCCGATGCCTTTCATAGCACTGAGGCCGCCAAAGGCCCGGCGATCCTCCAATGCACCGCCAAATTTCAAGGGGATGATTGCGTCAATATTCACGGCACCTACCATTATGTGACCGGCAGCAGCAACACCCAGGTGCGCCTCGTGGTCCTGAACCGGCTGACCATCGAACCGGGCGATCCGGTGGAGTTCCTGCCCTATTCCGGCCCGCGCCCGCCGGATGCCAAGGCCGTCAAACTGGAACCGGATGCGCCGCTCACCGACGACGAGAAAGCCTTCGTCAAAAAGCTCAGCATGCACGCGAACCACAAGGAGCGCCTGCTCACCGGCCAGGTGAAATGCTTCAAGCTAACACTGGATCGGCCGGTGAACCTGCCAATGGGGTCTGCCGTCTGCTCGGGCAACCGCGTGGGCAACGGCTTCCAAGTGCGAGGCTGCGATTTCGGTTACAACCGCTCCCGGGGCATCCTCATCAAGGCCAGCCGGGGCGAAGTCGCGGAGAATAAAATCACGCATGGCTGGATGGCAGCCGTGCTAGTGGCACCGGAATTCTGGTGGTTTGAATCCGCCAGCTCCAGCGACGTGGTGATCCGTGACAATATCATTACGGGTTGCCGGAGGCTCGCCATCGAAATCATTGCGCCGGGCGGCAACGGCAAACCGCTGCCCGCCGGTGCGCATCGCAACCTGGTGATACGTGATAATTCCCTGACGGATTCCGCCTGGCCGAACATCCGCGTCACCTCTACGGAGGGACTAGTCATTAAAAACAACCGCCTGACGCCCGCCGAACCGATAAACTTCATTCCGCCGGTAGCTCACCCTTGGAACTGGGGCACCAACACCCCCGCACCCATCGTCACGGAATTCTGCACCCAAACGGAAATTAGGTAGGGCCGAAATCCGAAGACCGAAAGATTTTCGTCCGCGAATGCACGCCAATTGACGCGAATAATGAGCAAATCCGAAGGCTAAAAAACCGAAAGGAATCAGGGCAATGGTGCCGGTTTGGCCGAGGCAGCTGGGGTATTGAGCGATGAAAATACGGTCCGATAAAATTCCCAGTTTGTTTCACCCAAGGAGTCGAAAACGGCCATCGGTTTATGGCCAATGTCAGGCAGGACGGTGAAGGTGTGCGGGATTGCCAACTTTACGAGATGCTCGTGAAACGCCCGGTTAAACCCCAGCGTTTCATCGCGGTCGCCAATGACCTGCCGCACGGGCAAACCGATACGCAACTTGTCGGCGTTCTGCTCCGCAATCACCCACGGGCTTTGCGCTTTGAAATATTCCAGGTCGCCACCAAAG
The Verrucomicrobiota bacterium DNA segment above includes these coding regions:
- a CDS encoding LPXTG cell wall anchor domain-containing protein, with amino-acid sequence SVVAAAMPAMTVVEAAKPPTPPPPATVETPKSAPPPAPVIAQPVPVPEPPPVAKPLTPTAPIPVATTTPAQVTNAPTVQTLAVTPPPQSNTNLLIAGLLILGAAGWIAFLWHRKSHPSQGASLITQSMNLDQDKKRRS
- a CDS encoding ElyC/SanA/YdcF family protein, with product MNTNPVPAESTTKTGAAKPCACCGGLLRRRECWVPTWRGWLLLLLLSVVLVLIVGPRTYGFLALHDPVPGGVLVVEGWAPDYAMRAAIVEMKRYSYRQVFVTGGPIERGSPLCEYKTAAELGAVILVRMGLKTNEVVAVPSPLVVKDRTYTSALALKKWLKDRGIKETRVNVLSVGPHSRRSRLLFEKALGDEYQVGVIALESRDFDSAHWWKYSGSVRGVIDETIAYIYARFLFYPAKE
- a CDS encoding DnaB-like helicase C-terminal domain-containing protein, yielding MVTMREHMHGAVDWMERMHLQATEPRIGGAGTVQPLWAGSFLAMRLAVSAATERGWEVVYFSLGESGSRLTLHLLCWQAQVTLACVAQGDITNKDFVRLTHAAGKLAGLPLLISDTARTLRGICTQTSELLGKHHPKLLIVDQADQLVDTHNTGEHFEEKLALAELRTLARVARLRIVFMSRQPTFLGL
- the shc gene encoding squalene--hopene cyclase; amino-acid sequence: MSVTETQSGAGHPPAQNNWDARHLNDFEAALKRSQDYLLSIQKPEGFWVGELLVDSTLVSDTVAYHHWAGDVDKEWERKAVNHIFSMQLPDGGWNIYHGGPAEVNATIKAYLALKLAGVSATDPRMLKAREMAKALGGVPRMNTFSKLYLALFGLFPWKFIPTIPVEVMLLGKWFHVNFHDMSNWTRSMLVPLAIINHYKPIRKLPVDLFELYPDGVKDHELALAGDPQIFTLRNFFLWLDKLHKFAELWAQAGIHPFRRTALKRAEHWMLERFEGTDGLAAIFPAMLNALIALKALGYPEDHPEIVRAKAELKKLEHEEKDTVRIEPCFSPVWDTAIVAICLRESGVPAEHPQMVKTAHWLMDREIRFRGDWYHKNPVNVEPSGWVFEYNNKWNPDVDDTAMVLLALRLIPTDNLKRRDECFKRGFNWMLTFQCKDGGWAAFDKDCTKSILEKVPFADHNAMLDPECADITARILEVMGYEGVPMDNPQVQRALQYLREQQEPDGSWYGRWGVNYVYGTWQVCRGLAAIGCDMNEPWLLRGRDWLESVQHEDGGWGERCNTYDDSVFKGQGPSTASQTAWAVMGLLAFGDPNRPSVKRGIDYLARTQNADGSWSEDEITGTGFPRVFYLKYDMYRNAWPLLALAAYKKALAKKGVIGKPMDSVERPQVLGRVTA
- a CDS encoding pectate lyase, yielding MQLNRRTRTSALLSLGLVVVMGITSLPAVEGARQYLKRPDAWYAGEEAKRIGTNILSFQSDLGGWPKNVDTTAAPYDGSDRAKNLKPTFDNGATTDELRFLAQLYTATQAEHYRKAFEKGYDHSRGRNTARSIRPRAELRS
- a CDS encoding right-handed parallel beta-helix repeat-containing protein, with the protein product MSHTLLCRWTMQAKPLARVPMILLAALAIHASAAPAPADPKVGTEFDLQGFMDGEIKAGKKRIVVPPGRYRVMPKRGAHLTFKDLDGITIVADGVEMICTQTSRALNFENCRQVHFKGMTVDYDPLPFTEGRVVALAPDKSWVEFEIIPGYPEHQLQERIEFYNPATGELRRETPGYSKEFEPLGNHHYRIAKPKSYRYREDWDTEQVGDILVTNHSYPNGAGGHAVTVTRCVGIKLEDVTLYASPCFGFLEHLCDGSTYLRCKIDRRPPESDLVKRGWPRLRSLDADAFHSTEAAKGPAILQCTAKFQGDDCVNIHGTYHYVTGSSNTQVRLVVLNRLTIEPGDPVEFLPYSGPRPPDAKAVKLEPDAPLTDDEKAFVKKLSMHANHKERLLTGQVKCFKLTLDRPVNLPMGSAVCSGNRVGNGFQVRGCDFGYNRSRGILIKASRGEVAENKITHGWMAAVLVAPEFWWFESASSSDVVIRDNIITGCRRLAIEIIAPGGNGKPLPAGAHRNLVIRDNSLTDSAWPNIRVTSTEGLVIKNNRLTPAEPINFIPPVAHPWNWGTNTPAPIVTEFCTQTEIR